Sequence from the Phaeodactylum tricornutum CCAP 1055/1 chromosome 4, whole genome shotgun sequence genome:
TCTGTGGTGGTGTATTTCCAAATTGCGTCAACCTTGATTGGACCTTTAACGTATCGGATTCCCATTACATTGATAAACACCATTTCGACTCGCCTGTCAATACGCTCATGAACCAACAGCTGCTTGAATACATCGGCGGCCTCCAAAAGGGAGCATACGGAAGCGTATCCTACTTGACAAAGACACCCGTTCTGTCACCAGTGATCTCAGTGAGGGAGCAATACGGTATGTTTTCCAATAGCACAACGGCATGATTATCTTGACGCGATAGGATAAACGCATATACTTCAAGGAATGCCTTCATGGCGTTGTACACGCGATTGAAGTCGATGATCAACTTTGACCCTCCTGACCTGAAAACAAGATACTTAAAGAATACACCGCTGCGTGCATGTCACAAACATTAGCTTCTGAACACTAATTTTGCGCATTCTCTCCGATCTTCTatatcacagtcagagtTTGACCAATAAGGATTTGCTTCCCTTTAGGTAATTGGTTGGCGGTAGGTCAAGTCCAAATGTTCTGTTTCATAGTCAGCGAAAGACGGACCCTCTAGTTAGCGTATTGCCAGTCAACTGCGTAAAGCTATTCATTTAACCTAGTGCCTTGTCAGTGACATTTCCGACCTTTATATATCGAGTATGAGTATGGCCAATAACTGGAAATATCTTGTTTACATTATGCTTGTAGGGCCGGGCCGGAACTTCCTATTTTTTAGATGTCGCGTTCCGCCTGTACGAAGAGAGATCAGGGGAAAGCGACCATCATAAAACCGCACCTTTCTTGAAGAAATCGTTTTTGGCAATCGTCGTTTCCAGGACGTGACGAGTTGCCATCGCCTCAACACTAAGCTAtctcttttctttggccaaAACGCTAGAGCGCATTACTCCAAAACAGAGCGCACGCTCGGGTCGATGGCGAAGAACTCATTCATTCAAGCCGAACTTACATCCAGTAGCCATTTGCTTCACCAATCGGACCGACGCAACACCCAAATGCGCTCTTTTACAAATATTCCACTAAGCTCCTTTCTTTCGGGCCGCTCAGAATCATCAACAGAAAATTCTTCTTCTAATCCGAAAGCTGAAAGCGCTCCAGTCTACGACAATAATTGCAGCAAACGGTGTCGTGATGAAGATGAGTCGGAAGCCCACAACGGACATGTGAGCCATTCCGCAATCCCCATTCCTGTCCAACCTAATTTACACTCTCCGAAAAGAAATCGACTGAATGCTTACCATGCACCCCGCATTGTTCCAAAGTCGTTCACTAGTACCATGGGGTCGCTGGCTGCTGGAGGGGGCGGGCACGAAAAGTCCGGTCTACGGGTACACAATCGACGACAGCTTTCGGGGAGTAAGCTAGACGAGTACTTAGGTGATCACGATTCGATGGATGTCGACACAACAGAAGCAAAACCTCGAAGTATGAGCTTCTAACTACATTGTTCTCTTCCTGCCGCAATCATGCTTGAAGGACTCACAGTTTGTTCATCGGAGTATGCGATGCTGAAATTTGCTGCGGAACGCTGTTCTCACATGTAACCTCTTTTATTGACTGAGAGATCCACTTTAGAGTGCATCAAGGAATCCTATAAAACCCTCAAGAGTGCATCAAGGAATCCTATAATTCCCTCAAGAGTGCATTTTATTGTTTAAATTTCTGTAAACGAAACTACAAAAGCGCATTCACTTGTTCTTGGAATAAGGGACAGCCAAGTATTGACAGTGGCAGCAGTTATTGAGAAATATATGCTACTAAAGCGATCACTTTCCGTAAAGATTTAACAAGATTTCATAAGAGATGACCGTCTTTTATCATGTTTCTGCTGTAAGGTACAACCAGCATCCAAGCTGTCGCTCTGTTCGTTGTATCGTGCATTAAGAAATGTGGTCTGAACGCCAAACGAAAGGCTGGCTTCTTTGTTTCGAGGCATTTCAGCTCTGTTGCCACGTCGTACTTTGCAGTAAGTGGTTGGAACATTTAGAGATTCTGCAATCTTGCTAAATCAGTCGGCGGGAGAGGAAGATTTATCACCATTCGATGGAACGCCACCGAAACCCCGGACGATTGAAGAGCCCCACGAGCTGTTGGCCGGGATGGTAAGAAATGGAGAGCTCTGGTTCGAGCTCGTTTCGCCGGAGCGAAAGACATCCGTGCCAAACAAGCCTCCACCACTTCCAATAGTGGGAACAGTCCAGTCATCGTCA
This genomic interval carries:
- a CDS encoding predicted protein; its protein translation is MAKNSFIQAELTSSSHLLHQSDRRNTQMRSFTNIPLSSFLSGRSESSTENSSSNPKAESAPVYDNNCSKRCRDEDESEAHNGHVSHSAIPIPVQPNLHSPKRNRLNAYHAPRIVPKSFTSTMGSLAAGGGGHEKSGLRVHNRRQLSGSKLDEYLGDHDSMDVDTTEAKPRSMSF